The sequence tttaaaattttggcaaCTATCAAATAGGTGTAAAATTTTTGTAGAACTTTCACAGAAAGTACAATTTCCAGccaatatctatatatatatatatatatatatatatatatatatatatatatatatatatatatatatatatatttttcaataagtaAAGATTATAATTTAGACAACTCCAGCcaatatctatctatctatatatatatatatatatatatatatatatatatacatatatatatatatatgcaactcCTGAAAGGAAAGTTGTATGGCCTCGACAGAATATTCTGTACAGTTCTACCAGTAGGAAAGAGGAAATGAACTCAACTCTGAACACTGTGAGTAATAAAATGAACTACTATGGCTCGTCAAACCTGGTGAGCACGACAAATGAGATCCAAATCATGCTTCTGAAGAAACTCAGACACCTTGTCAGCACCAAATGTAAATGAAACTCCTCTATCATTCATTCCCCAATCTTTATTATCTTTACTGGGATCGGACCAGAGAAGATCACAGAGCAAACCTGTGTCTGGTACATCAGTTGGCCGCTGCAAATTTCTAATCTGATCCAAATCATGTAGATCAGGAGAAAGGCCCCCATGCATGCAGAGAATCTTTTCGTCAATTAGGGCTGCCACTGGCAGACAGTTAAAGCAATCTGTGAATATCTTCCATAACCGTACATTAAATCTTCTCTTACATTCGTCGTAAAAACCGTATATACGATTGATCGAAGCACATTCGTGGTTTCCCCTCAAGAGGAAAAAGTTTTCaggatattttattttatatgctAGGAGTAGACATATTGTTTCTAAACTCTGCTTGCCTCGATCCACATAATCCCCCAAAAATAAGTAGTTGGCATTAGGAGGTAATCCTCCATACTCGAAAAGCCTTAAAAGATCAGAATATTGACCATGTATGTCACCTGAATGTCATTAAAAGAGTTGGTTACCAGGACAGATATTCATAAATTCATTCTttctaaagggaaaaaaaaatagaaagaagaaaaaaaaacaaccaattaACATCTTAGAATAATAGTGCTTAGCAAGGAAGCATTTGTTCATGTCATCATCTATAATAGTGCTTAGCAAGGAAGCATTTGTTCATGTCATCATCTATAAGGTGGCTACATCAGACATTTAAAAGTTGGCATACCTAAATTATGTACACAATTGAGAAACCGAGTTGAACTTATGATCTAAATAATGTGAAATGCTACCACACTGTAACCATACATTTGGGCTCAGAAGCTTATCATCCACAAACAAGTCAAGAGTCAAGACTGATTGTATGGACTCAGTAATTTATCATtcaagttgttttgttttgttttgttttgttttatttatttatatagctAAGTATCCAAAAACAAGTTCAACAGAGACAAAAAAAGTCATCTCAATCAACAcatgcaaaaggaaaaaaatctcATGCACTAGCATGTGTATGAAAGAAggcataattaaaaaaaaaatagaaaagaatcaAAGAGTGCTACTATATTTTTAACTGATTGCAAttaacttatccaaaaaatttaaCCAATTCCAATTAAGATATTAAGATGAATAAAGAATGGATTACATCCAAGCCCATGCAATATCATGCTCAACAGAagcacatatcaaatttcaacAGAGACAAAAAAAGTCATCTCAATCAACAcatgcaaaaggaaaaaaaatctcatgcACTAGCATGTGTATGAAAGAAGgcataaactaaaaaaaaaaaaaaaagaatcaaagagTGCTACTATATTTTTAACTGATTGCAAttaacttatccaaaaaatttaaCCAATTCCAATTAAGATATTAAGATGCATAAAGAATGGATTACATCCAAGCCCATGCAATATCATGCTCAACAGAagcacatatcaaatttcacaCAAAATACTGCTATTATGAATATCTCAACATTGCTAGAAAACTTCCACTCTTCCTTCAGAAAGTAAGGCATAATATCAATCACCATATAACTTGGCCTCACTAGTTGTGTTCAATCCTTCCTAAGCTTTGGCAATCTGCTGAAGGTTCCTcatctttaatttgtttttttccttaatgCATACTGAACAAGGATATTCACTCAAGGTTGCTCAAGTTACAAGGGTCTTGGCTTAAAGCACAATTACTAGTACCAACAAGCAACAAGAAGTACATTACAACACAAAACATCCTCTAGATTATAATTCCTCCCACTATTTTCCTTGGTCTCTTTGCCACATTACCATAATAACTTACTTATTATAATcccattaattttaatttctatacATTAAGAATTTTTATTGCATGTTCAAATTCGCAAGGACCCTCGCTATCTTAGCATTGTTGCAAAATGCCACCTgaagaaaattgagagagagacagagagaggagGGTGTTTGTGCCCTTGTGATAAGCCCTCCATTCAGAAATATCCTACAATAGAAACTTCAAGGAATGACAGAATTGGTTTGTCCTAAAAAACAGATAACttactaaccaaaaaaaaaattaaaaaaataactccaCATGACTATGCAAATTCCTACTTATAGGTGTTAGCTATCTGAACCTTTTTTCACCATCCAATCCTATATAAAGCACATTCTATGTAAGATCAGTGAGAATCACAACTCAATTTTTGGCCTCCCCTTAGCCACTTCCATTCCAACATATACTAAACCAATATTTTGAGACAATTAGATAGGTGCACTaaataattaatctaaaaaaacttCATAATATCAAAACATAGATCCAAAAGTGTACCTTAAGCTAGTTTCAAAATGTTTTCTAGTAGTCTAATACCTTTTTGAGGAAAAGTAGACTAGTGCCTTGATATGTTAAAACCTAGGCATTTTGGCTAtggattttaaaaatcataGTACAATGTGAAAGTTAATTTACCATGATCTCACATCTCATAGTAT comes from Castanea sativa cultivar Marrone di Chiusa Pesio chromosome 3, ASM4071231v1 and encodes:
- the LOC142627965 gene encoding serine/threonine-protein phosphatase PP1-like — encoded protein: MEQPVLDDIINRLLEVRGRPGKQVQLSESEIRQLCASSREIFLQQPNLLELQAPIKICGDIHGQYSDLLRLFEYGGLPPNANYLFLGDYVDRGKQSLETICLLLAYKIKYPENFFLLRGNHECASINRIYGFYDECKRRFNVRLWKIFTDCFNCLPVAALIDEKILCMHGGLSPDLHDLDQIRNLQRPTDVPDTGLLCDLLWSDPSKDNKDWGMNDRGVSFTFGADKVSEFLQKHDLDLICRAHQVVEDGYEFFAERQLVTIFSAPNYCGEFDNAGAMMSVDDTLMCSFQILKPADKKSKFNFGSTTTSKPGNSLTGMNMFGSTTTTKPGNSPTGVKSFLGAM